CATTCTCAGTGTTTCAGAAAAGTTATGGAAACCCAACTATTTTCCACTACAGTTTCTTATCTCTGCTCTTTTTGGAAGTAGGCATAGTTGACCCTTAAGGATCCCATCTTCTGTGAGTTGTTGTTAGAATTAGTCTTCCCAGACCTAACTTTTGTAATGtttgttgtgttgttttaaacatctttattgaaatataattcacataccataaaattcatctcCTTAGGTGTAATATGCTGTGGGTTTTGTGCAAGCATCAACACAATCtaagtttataatattttcatcacccccaaaagaaaccctgtacccattataTGTCATTCCCCACTTCTCTTCCCCCCCTTTTTGGCCCCCAGTCCTAAAGAatcactaatctattttctgtgtctatggatttccctattctggacatttcatataagtggaaccatacaatatgtggtcttctgTGGACTGGCTTCTATTAGTCActtgcataatgttttcaaggttcgtccttgtgtgtgtgtgtgtgtgtgtgtgtgtgtgtgtgtgtctgtacctCATTCCTTTCTGTGGCTGGATGATACCCCATTAtgaatgtgccacattttatttatccattcatcagttgacgGACTTTtagtttgtttctactttttagatGTTATGAATAATTCTGCTATGAACATTAAACTGTGTAAGTTTTTGTATGGacgtatttttcatttcttttgggtatatacctaggagtagaattgttgggtcatgtGGTAAATGTGTCcaaagtggctacaccattttacattcccaccagcaatgtacaagggCTTCGATCTCTCTGCATTGTTGCCAATATTTGTTATTGTCTATCTTCTTGATTATATAGCCTTCCAAGTAGGGATGAAGTGGTTTCTTaggtggttttgatttttagttcCCTAATAACTAATTgtgtggagcatttttttttttggtggtttccTCTTTATTGATGTGCCTCCTACCTTCCCCTCACAATTTCAGTCCCTTCCAACTATCCCCCAAAAAGAAGGTAGTAAAAGGAAGGGATTGCTGGGGTTCTGAGCCCCTTGGGCAGTCAGAAAaggaacagaaaccaaaacaacCACTGGATGTTACAGAGACTGACAATCAAGAAGTCTAAAGCAGAGTGGGAAAGGTaggcagagaaagggaaagaaaggagaatggaGAGGTACGAGATGCCAACTCCACCATTACCCATGCTAAGAGAGGCTGGAGAGAAGGCCTCAAACATTAAGAAGTGCTGGTCCTGAATGAGGGAGGTGGTGTTTGAGCTTGGAGGAGGAGGTCAAGAAAGGGAGGCCACCTCTCTTTGAAGAATGAGATGCCCCCTCCCTCTTCAGCTCAAGGGCAGCCGCATCACAGACCATAGACACTTTCATCACTGTAGGCAATGTAGAGAAAGAAGTCTTCATGGTGTTCCTGGTAGAGCTGACCCATTGTGGCACTGGTGGGCGGAATGACATTgttgacaaagaaaaacaaggcaTCCTCAGCTCGGAGATGAATTCGCTTCCGGATCAAAAAGTAgaactgggccaggtgcggtggctcacgcctgtaatcccagcacttccggaggctgaagcaggcagatcatgagggcagtagtttgagaccagcctgaccaacatggtgaaaccccacctctactaaaaatacaaaaattaactgggcgtggtggtgggtgcctgtaatccagctactcaggaggctgagacaggagaatcgcttgaacccaggaggcggaggttgcagtgagtcaagattgcgccactgcactccagcctgggtgacagaatggggctccatctcagaaaaaaagaagtagaactGACCGACTGTGAGATCAGAAGGCACCAGGTATTTCTTTTTGTCCAGGTCTCCTATCCAAGCCTTGGGAGCTTTTTCTACTATCACCGGCACCCGGTCTGGGTATTTCATTCCAATCTTCTCGCTCTGGGAGCAGCGCGTTTCTTGAACGGATGCTCTTCTTTGTACACGCACTTCATCCTCCCGGGAACCAGGCTGAACTAGCCTGAGCTGAGGGAACCTGGGGGAGCCAGGATgggggtggtggtgatagtggtgacaTGTGGGCAGATTCAGCCAATGTagagcatttttttgtgtgtttattggctatttgtgtatcttctttgctATGATGTCTTTTCAaattctttgctttgtttttttatatattttggatacaggCTCCTTTTGTGAtacatggtttgaaaatattctcccatttgGGGGATTGTCTTCTCACTTGATGGCATTATTTGTAGCACaatggttttaaattttgatgtagtccaGTTTTGATCTGTTCTTGTAGTGTTTTAATGGTATtgatttaatttgttttcaaactCTATTCTAACCCATTGAGATCTCATTGCTAGAGAaaggaaggtttttttgtttttgtttttgtttttgttgtgttgtgaAGTATTCAATCCTAGGATTCTTAGGACACACTTATACGGATTTGGCCAGAATTTCTGCCCTAAATAATTCTTCCTAATAAAAAGGTGTTTTGAAATTCTATGAGGAAAATACCTTTATGAGAGAGCATTCCTTGCTGCTCCTTTGCCTAAACCAATGGTTATCTACCAGGATGATTTTGACCGGTGGGggaatatttggcaatgtctggagatatttttgatgGTCTCAGTGGGGcagggggtgctactggcatctagtgggtagaggccaggtaTGCTGTTAGACAAACTGCAGTGTACAGGACAACTTCCcgcaacaaagaattatctggcccccaAAACCAATAATGCCAAAATCGAGAAACTGTGGCCTACACAGGGAGATCCTGAAACTTAAGATACTAAAAGATTTTTCTTCAATCCATGTCTTGATAATCACATAAAGGTTGCTAATCAAAGGAGAATCTTTGCAGATGGAATCCCTGTGGACAGAACAGTGACAGAAAAATTAAGAGAACACTTTGTTGAATTCAAAATGCTGTCAATTTGTATGTAAATGACATTTATGGTGATGGAAACCAGTTGGAGCCAAAGTAGGTTATTCCCTACACCTCAGCCCCTGCGCCATCCTGAGATAGACACAAACACACTCGCAGGCAAATAACCAAATTGGGTTGATTTAGACAGATGCTGGAATGGTGGTCTCCTGAGAGAATACAGCAATGAGATTTTAGGATTCAAATTTAACAACAGTGATTGACAGTCACTAGTGATTGACAATCATTGTCTTTTGCTATAATTTAGGGAACTAGCTTCTCCTCCTTGCAAGTTGCTTGTTGCTTAAGGCATTTCTTAAGCAGCGTGGCATCCTTAAGAGTTTGGATTCTGGGTCCAGATTGCCTGGGCTTATATCTTAGCTTCACCATTTCCTTGTGTGAtgttggacaagttacttaacccgcTTATGAGTCAGTTTTTTCTTACGTAAAATGAGGATGCAGTAGTATCTACCTTATAGAAATGTGGGGATGAATTCATACATTTAGAGCACTTAAAACAGTGCGTGACATACAGTGTTAAATAGGCTGTTAATATTATCACATATCTTATCTATATTGTTTCAGCTCATTGCTATGGACAGTGCTATCACCCTGTGGCAGTTCCTTCTTCAGCTCCTGCAGAAGCCTCAGAACAAGCACATGATCTGTTGGACCTCTAATGATGGGCAGTTTAAGCTTTTGCAGGCAGAAGAAGTGGCTCGTCTCTGGGGGATTCGCAAGAACAAACCTAACATGAATTATGACAAACTCAGCCGAGCCCTCAGATACTATTATGTAAAGGTAGTACACATCCTGGTCTTACACTATACAGAGAACCTCAGGACAAAAATGATTCCTTcttggttgggcgcggtggctcaggcctgtaatcccagcactttgcgaggccaaggagggtggatcacctgaggtcaggagttcaagaccagcctgaccaacatggtgaaaccccgtctctactaaaaataccaaaataagtTATCTGGccgtggtggggggcgcctataatcccagctactcaggaggctgaggcaggagaatcatttgaaccctggaggcggaggttgcagtgagccgagatcgcgccattgcactccaacctgggcaacagagtgagactccatctcaaaaaaaaaaaaaaaaaaagaatgattctttcttttctgttgagGTTATAGATACCAATGTCCTAGTTTATTTTAATCCAGTGTATTTTACAGCTTCAGCAGTTTGGAATTAGGATACAAGGTATAAATGTTCTGGCTGTATTTCtaccaaatctttttttcttttctttttttttttctttttttgagacagaatcgcccaggctggagtgcagtggtgcgatcttggctcactgcaacctctgcctccagggtgcaagctattctcctgtctcagcctcccaagtagctgggataacaggtggccaccaccatgcccggctacttttttattatttgtttatttatttatttatttccttggtagaggtggggtttcaccatgttggccaagctcgtctcgaactcctgacttcaggtgatccacctgccttggcctcccaaagtgctggtattgcacgtgtgagccaccacacccagccaccccAGATCTTATTTATTAACTTACTCCCATTACacatattttattcctaattaCAGTTATCTTTGAAAGGAAAAGTATGTACAGAATTGGAATATGACAAAGGCAATTTGAGATTCTTGAGGATAAATAAATATTCTCGTGTGTGtcataatttactttaaaaattgtgaagCCTGgagtagtagctcatgcctgtaatgccagcactttgggaggctgcagtaggaggatcactggagcacaggaattcgagaccagcctgggcaacacagagagaccccgtctctacaaaaaataaaacagcctggcgtggtggtggtgtacacctgtagtcccggtgctcaggaggctgaggcaggaggatcgcttaagctcaagtggtcgaggctgcagtgagccatgatcacacaccactgcactccagcctgagtgacaagtaACCCTGTCTTAGGGGAGGGGCCGcgtcatatatgtgtatatacacacacatatatatctacatatatatacttgttttatatcttaatttttagttttagtttaacCCAGGGAATACAAATTAACACCTTATACCTTAAGTAGTAGTTGTTTATACACAGAGTTGGTTTTTTAGTTAAAATATCTGAGATCttagtttctttcacttttttttttctttttttgagacagagtctctctctgtcacctgggctggagcgcagtggcgtgatctcagctcacttcaacttctgcctcccaggttcaagtgattctcctgcctcagcctctcaagtagctgggattacaggcatgcaccaccacggctggctactttttgtatttttagtagagatggggtttcacaatctTTACaggaggctggtcttgaactcctgatctcaggcagtccacttgccttggtctctcagagtgctggaattataggcgtgagccaccatgccgggctctTTCACAGTTAAGTGGTTGATCTTACCAGCTTTCCTGTCTGGAGATAAACTGGAATTTCTGAAGGAAGTAAGAACCTTAACAGATACTGTGTTCTAAATTCCTTTTttgcagctgggcgcagtggctcacgcctgtaatcccaacactttggaaggccgaggtgggtggatcagttgaggtcaggagttcaagaccagcctggccaacaatgcaaaactccatctctactaaaaatacaaaattagccgggcgtggtgatatgtgcctataatcccacctacttgagaggctgaggcaggagaattgcttgaaccggggaaccagaggttgcagtgagctgagatcgcaccactacactccagcgtgggtgacagagcgagacttcatctcaaaaaaataaataagtaaataaattcctttttgcTTACTCAGGATGTGTATGGGTTATACCTTTGGAATTGTTTGAGATTGCAGTTCAGGGACTTCTAACCTGTACACATACTTGGTTGAGAGTGGTAAGCAATTAAAATCCTTCAGCTTTTATGTAACATATTCGGTTTTGTTAATAAGACATTTAAGTGTTCTTGCCTTAACTTCTCCATAATAGTAGGGACTGTGTTTGGTATGGCTAGATGAATTTAGGTGATTTTGAAAGTTTTAAGTAAGTGATGTCTACTTCTAAAATGGAGAACCTTATTAcaccagctttttcttttttttcttttttttagaccaagtcttgctctgtccccaggctggagtgcagtggcgtgatcttggctcactgcagcctctgcctcctgggttcaaatgattcccctgcctcagcctcttgagtagctgggactacactcgcacgccaccacaccctgcaaattttttctgttttagtagagacggggtttcactatgtcggccaggctggtctcgatctcctgacctcgtgatccgcctgccttggccttccaaagtgctgggattacaggcgtgagccactgcacctggccgacgCCAGCTTTTTCATGAACTATGGGATATAAGTTTATAAGAAAGGATAAgaatgctgggtttttttttttttaaacctacagAATATCATCAAAAAAGTGAATGGTCAGAAGTTTGTGTACAAGTTTGTCTCTTATCCAGAGATTTTGAACATGGATCCTATGACAGTGGGCAGGATTGAAGGTGACTGTGAAAGTTTAAACTTCAGTGAAGTCAGCAGTAGTTCCAAAGATGTGGAGAATGGAGGGAAAGagaaaccacctcagcctggtgCCAAGACCTCTAGCCGCAATGACTACATACACTCTGGCTTATATTCTTCATTTACTCTCAACTCTTTGAACTCCTCCAATGTAAAGCTTTTCAAATTGATAAAGACTGAGAATCCAGCCGAGAAACTGGCAGAGAAAAAATCTCCTCAGGAGCCCACACCATCTGTCATCAAATTTGTCACGACACCTTCCAAAAAGCCACCAGTTGAACCTGTTGTTGCTACTATTTCAACCAGCCCAAGTATTTCTCCCTCTTCAGAAGAAACTATCCAAGCATTGGAGACATTGGTTTCCCCAAAACTTCCTTCCCTGGAAGCCCCAACTTCTGCATCTAACGTAATGACTGTTTTTGCCACCACACCACCCGTTTCATCTATACCCCCTTTGCAGGAACCTCCCAGAACACCTTCACCACCACTGAGTTCTCACCCAGACATCGACACAGACATTGATTCAGTGGCTTCTCAGCCAATGGAACTTGCAGAGAACTTGTCACTGGAGCCTAAAGACCAGGATTCAGTCTTGCCAGAAAAGGACAAAGCAAATAATTCATCAAGATCCAAGAAACCCAAAGGGTTAGAACTGGCACCCACCCTTGTGATCACAAGCAGTGATCCAAGCCCACTGGGAATACTGAGCCCATCTCTCCCTACAGCTTCTCTTACACCAGCATTTTTTTCACAGGTAACTTGCTCTTTATGGTATCACcattgctttcatttatttgccCTTTTAAGCAAATCCAGAATTAAGTTTGCTTTCTTTTACTTAGGTTTGTCTTAGAAAGGTTGTGTGTGACTATCATGTGAAAGTTACCCCATTTCTCATCTTAATTAGGATTGCTAAAATAGAAAGTTTggagtattttcttaaaaaattcattgttctacaattaaataaatattttgatttttctatttcctcctaAAGAAAGTACACacgctctctcgctctctctcggTCTTATAAAACTCATTGGTATCTTATAAAACAGTGATAATCTCAAGTTAGAAAACAGTAGGTCCTGAGAACCGTAAGAAAAATGACCAGTGTGATGTTGAGTAACAAGTTGGTACAGTTACTTTAGCTATTTATTAACCTGCTCATCTCATAGaacattttaatagatttttcccAGGcctcattattaaaaaaaaacaaacatgttgGTGTCTTGGTTACCCATTATTCCTCTGTACCTGAATTCAGGTTGGTTTTTCTATTTGGAAAAGACTTTATAAATGTTGACTTAAAAAGAGGTTAAGTACCAGAATCTCAGAATTTACCACCAAAtaactcatccatgtaaccaaaaaccacttgtacccccaaaaactattgaaataaaaatttaaaatttttaagtagttATTATCACCTTTATCTTTCTTAGCTTGTAAAAATCATTTATGAGTTATGATAAAATTTCAGACTTGGAGATAATTGGAGTGGAGGATAGGGCAATATTTAGgtttggttatttgttttttcaaggATAAAACATCCTTGAAAAAACATTAGTTTTGTTATGACATCATATTCTTTCATGATAAACAGCCACTGCCTATGCCTTTTTCAAGGATAAAACATCCTGGTAAgtcattcagtgaatatttttgctttgtgtattGCAGACACCTATCATACTGACTCCAAGCCCCTTGCTCTCCAGTATCCACTTTTGGAGTACTCTCAGTCCCGTTGCTCCCCTAAGTCCAGCCAGACTGCAAggtgctaacacacttttccaGGTAATTTTATAAAAGTCTGTCTTCTGTAGTTGGAGCATGTTAAATGAAGAAAGAGGCAAAAAGGCAGGGTCCCACTATTCAGTTTAATCATTATAAAacttctatttaataaatattccttttttatttttttgtgatggagtccttaccatgttgcccaggctggagtgcagtggcatatctcagctcactgcaacctgcacttcccaggtttaagcgattctcctgcctcagcctccggagtatctaagattacaggtatgcaccaccacacctggctaatttttgtgtttttagtagagaccgagtttcaccatgttggccaaactggtctccaactcctgacctcaggtgatccgcccaccttggcctcccaaagtgttgggattacaggcgtgagccattgtgccctgcccaataaatattctttagatttatttttgaatttccaaatgTTACTTTTCTAGCTGGCAAACAGCTTGGATAAATACAGCaaagtttcattttcattatttactaTTACATTTGAGTTAGACCAAGAATTGTTCAATATTGTAGGAGATTTAGAGCCCACCCCCACTTTTTGTCACTAGaaattctctatttaaaaaaaaaaaaaaaaagggccagggactgtgtggcttatgcctgtaatcccagcattttgggaggccgaggcaggaagatcgtttgacctcaggagtttgagaccagcctagacaacctaaggagaccttgtctgtactaaaaataaaaaaaaaaattaaattaggcatggtagcacgtgcctgtggtcccagctacttgggaggctaaggtgggaggaccgcttaaGCCCAAtagatcaaggctgcaatgagctataatggcaccactgcactccagcctgggtgacacaatgagaccttgtctcaaaaaaaaacaaaatcctctctctctctctctctctctctctctctctctctctctctctctc
This Rhinopithecus roxellana isolate Shanxi Qingling chromosome 8, ASM756505v1, whole genome shotgun sequence DNA region includes the following protein-coding sequences:
- the ELK4 gene encoding ETS domain-containing protein Elk-4; translated protein: MDSAITLWQFLLQLLQKPQNKHMICWTSNDGQFKLLQAEEVARLWGIRKNKPNMNYDKLSRALRYYYVKNIIKKVNGQKFVYKFVSYPEILNMDPMTVGRIEGDCESLNFSEVSSSSKDVENGGKEKPPQPGAKTSSRNDYIHSGLYSSFTLNSLNSSNVKLFKLIKTENPAEKLAEKKSPQEPTPSVIKFVTTPSKKPPVEPVVATISTSPSISPSSEETIQALETLVSPKLPSLEAPTSASNVMTVFATTPPVSSIPPLQEPPRTPSPPLSSHPDIDTDIDSVASQPMELAENLSLEPKDQDSVLPEKDKANNSSRSKKPKGLELAPTLVITSSDPSPLGILSPSLPTASLTPAFFSQTPIILTPSPLLSSIHFWSTLSPVAPLSPARLQGANTLFQFPSVLNSHGPFTLSGLDGPSTPGPFSPDLQKT